The DNA window GAACTCAATCATGTGCCCCAGATCAACAAGCCGCTGTTTGGTTTTTTCATTGTTCGAATCCAACACCCGCAGGTGGTTGAGATACTCGTACGTACGAACCGTGTCCCGTTCGTTCGACGAGGAGGCAAACAATTTCCTAGTAAACTTGCGGAGTTTAACCAGCAAACGACTGTAGTTAGAAGCGAGCTTCTTCAATTCCAGATAGGGCCCTGCAGCAAGACTGCCGTAATCCAGCACGGTCCAGTCACCGGTGGTCATATTCCAGGTAAACAACGAGCGGCACTGATAGATCTTCCGATGAGTATGACAGTCGATGGTGGTCGAACAGTTGTGACACTGTTTCACCTTGCTAGTGTCACTTGCGGTGAACTGCAGCACCATGGTGCAGGTAATTGTTTCCATCAATGGGCAAAcctagaataaaaaaaaaatacttgcttATATTTCAGAAGAAAGAAAACCAATTTGTGCATCCACTTACATGAGTTAGCTCGTAGGCCGAATCGAACAGGATGCCATACTTCTTATCGCTCTTGGAACATATGTAATTGGCCACGTGGAACGAGAATGTCTCCATGTCAAACGAGTTCTGGGTCACCACTACAGCCGGGCAGTGCAGTTTGCTGTACGATGCAGGCGTGACAATCTGCATGTTGGAATAGCAGGACCCGTGCACTTCCATCGGCAGCGATGCGTGATATCCTGGCGAGATGCAGTCGTCTGTTGTGAAGGAAATCCTGACTTTAATAAATGTTGAACGACATCAAAAACAATAAGAGTTCAACGATTTGAATTCATCTCTTCGGTACATGGCAGTCGAAGAAAGGAATCACTACTTGTACTCACACAAAACTGATGACGTCCCGTTAGAGCAAAAGTTTTGATTCTAATGAGTGTTTCCAAAAAGCCTAAAAATCGGATAGCCTGTCGATGCACTTGCAAATGCGCTAATTTCACCAAGTTCAAAGTTGGGTTCAGAACGGTCACATTACTAGGTAGAGCATAATTGCTTATCAGATCTGCTCTATACTAAAAATGTACTAAAAACAACGCAgtcatattttttcaattcctCTATCACTTGTATCTACGACAGATACGCGTCATATTTGATCAGTGTCACAATGCACACAAGTATACGAGTATCTGTCGTAGAAGCTTTATCTCTGGATAAATCTATAGATATGTTATTGTCTTGCGAATGTAAATTCAAGTACCCCATTAAAAATTAGCGTGATCTTGTGCGCTTATACACACAACCATCGACAAACCCTAAACCACGCAAATTTATCGCTATTCAAACTCACCATCCTCCGTCGTCAGCACCGAGTTGGCATCGTCCTCTTCGACAAAAATCTTGACAATCTTCTTCGAACATGCCGGCCGTTCCGGTTTCACCTCCTGAGTAGCAAATGGATCGACCTTCGGCTGCAGCGGGAGATTGTCCGAGTTAACATTCTCATCGTTTCCGACCCCGGTTCCAGTCTCCTCTAGCAGTTTTTTCTCGTTGAATTTGTGAATGGCATCgatgaaaaatttcgggatCTCGTCACTGCCACCGCTGCTTGCGTAGATGTAATCCTTCGGATCAAAGTTGGACATTTTAATAAGCTGAGCAGCGCTAGGCGGTCGGGTTGGTCCAGTCGGGAGTGTGGCTACCGGAGAATGATGCCTGTAGTAGTTAGGAGACCGAATACCCGGAGGAGAGCGTAGATAGCGATTGCCAACTGGAGAACCGCATGGTGACCGAAAACCGTGATTGGGAGAAGCCCTATGCAGATGGGTTGTCATTTCATAGCCCACCGGATGGGATGGACTGCACAGAACGCTTTGACTAGCCGATCGAGTTCGAATTTGGCTACGCAATCGGTTGAATGGGACGATTACACTATCGCCGTGGCTGCTGTCTTCGGAGAATTCATACTTTTTGTCAGCCAGACGACGTTTTCGAAATGTACTAATCTTTTCACAGCGTTCGTTGTCTTCGGAGAATTCGTAGGCTCTGGCAGCAACGTCGCTGGAGGCACAATCACCGCTGCCTGGTTGATTACTATTACTAGGAACATTAGATTCAGTCACTCTGGTGGAGAGATATGAACGTCTTCGCAGCGGTGTCCGGCCGGTCGACGAGGAGGAACTAGAAGTTGATTCGTTCGGTTCCAGCTTCACTACCGGAACCAACAGATGTTGAGCATTACTATTGGCGGAGGTGAATCGCAGAGAAGCACCAGTAGATAGGGAAGGACCAGCTTGGAGATCGACTCGAGTGACGATGGATTTGTGTTCACCGTTTTCCGGAGACATAAGTCTTAGTTCTACGTTGGTATTATTCCGATGATTCACCAGCCGAACATTGGACGAGGGCGATAAGGATTCTAGTCGGGCTGCGGCACCACGTGTAATTATAGAGGTCCGAGGAGGATGCGTTCCACTACCACGATGATCACAGGTGATGACGAGTTCGTCGAAATTCTCCGGATAATGAGTCGTTGTCGAAGAATGAGACGTGTTTGAAGACAGTCTGCTGGTGGTGCGATGCCATGGTGAAAGGGGTTGCGAGCATTTGGATTCGAACGTTTCAGTCTCATATTCAGCAAAGTCGGCAATGATCTGATCGGCTATGCTTATGGATATCGGGGGTTCTAGTGACGGCGGTGGAAGACTACCACTAGTAGAGGGTTTCGCAATCTCAATCGACGCTTTAGAAACTATGTCCGAAGGAAAATTGGAAGCTATTGATACTTCCTGTTGAACTGCATCTTTATCCGTTTGTCTTCCCTGGTGCGATTTGGAAATGTATTTGCTGCTGATGATACCAGAGGGTCTTTTCTGAGGACATCGTTCCATGTCCAACTTAATGTTGATAGTATGGATAAAGCTGTTTTCGCTCATAATAATGTAACCGGGACAATTCAAATTGAACCTGGGATTGAATTTCGGTCCCGAGTCTGAGTTCCGGTACTTGGTATGGATCGTCATGTTACATTTTATGCAAAGAATATCTTGCCGATTACCTGTAAAGAAAGCCTCGCATTAGATATGCTTACCTTCTATCATACAAACGGCATAAGAGTTCCTCACCTTCTTCCTCATTGGCGTCTCTTAGCTTTTTGCACTCCAAACATCCTAACTTAGGAACCCGAACTACGGTAATGTATGAATCTTCTTCTTTCTCACTTGCACCATGAACTATCAGTAACTGTTGGTCAGTTTTCCACTGCGTTATCGACACCGTCTTGATATCATCCACCCCGTGGTCGTCGAACAGACAAACTTGGAAGTACTTACTTAGCAAAAAGTGTGGTCGATAAATCCAGAAATACAatctgagaaaaaaaaacattttattaaGTCGTCAGTGCGATGGAAAAAGGAAACTTAATTACTCATATTTATAATTGGAAGAGAAATAATTGTATTCATCCGTAGTCTCCTCGTCAATTTCATACGCAACCTTGTAACTGAGCAAAAACTGTCCACACGCTGAGAGACCCATAAATACGTGACTGTAACGAGAAAAACTCTTATTAGAATCTAATCCCCCGTACCGGCATCGATCCTGCTACTACTCACCCCTTCAGATAACAGTACGGAACGATTTCCTTCAGACAGAAGCTCAAATGTTCTGGCACCTGCCGGAACGCGGCCCGATGGGACCGTTGATTGAGTCCGGTGCTAAAGTACCCACAGTGCTCCCGGTTCAGTACCTTCAACAGGATGTTTTCGCAACGGACCGATTCGTTGGAGCTACCGAAAAGGCTAAAAGAGCATCGGAACCGCTTGTTGCTACCAAACCGCTGTCGACTCGTGCGACTGCTGCCATATTCCAAGGACTTGTCGACACTGGTGTCAAGCGAGTCCCAATCCATGATGCGAGGACTGTTGaattctgtttaatttttgttaaagAAAACGAATAAGAAAATTTGTGATTCTAGATCAATGATCGCATGTGCAAGCAGAAACCGGTTTAGGGGACAATTTGCAAAGAAGACAActagatcaatttgaaaactgATCAGGAAGAATGCCCTTAATAATATGTGACGTTTACGAATTGTCCGGGATCTTCATAGAAAAACCAGCAATGGAACAGCACGAATGGAATTAATCACAATTTTAACATATAGGTAGCAATAGTTTTTAGCAAACGCTTCAATCTTATATTCTAATTCCTTACCTAGTAGGAGTCAAAATAAAACCTTGTCCTCTCAATCATTTTCCGCACAAAAGCTTGTCTTTCATATTTCCAAAATCACAATTTCACAGGCGagatgaaattttcacaaaaaaatgagtatttttttttcttattttccgtGATTAGAAACGACGACGCACATCCAGAAGGATCAGACAATATTCTCTGATGCAGCAAAACACGAACTTAAAATTGGCTTCGGTTGACGGAAGGCGAACACTAGCGAGGGTGCGTCCGTTATAAACGTAAATAAAAATTGCAACTAATCAGTTTAAGCTATGAACTAGTCTAGCCGAAATAAACATaatcgaatgattatatttcacactaaattttaaaatcgtttATTGTATCAACGGAGTTTGTTGCTTCAAAATATACCTAAGAGTATTTCCAtactaaatttgcaaaagggcgaataagatttgtaaacaaacttttattttgatgatttctcttaatttactataatttcaaagcagaaaacaattgaaattacttctacgaagggtaaaaatttacattaacgcatatttttcatgaaattccactctgcagcagactaatgagcgaaataagtttgtttacaaaaaaacagtttcgcccttttgacgaattaatattgatttatttaatttatgttACTCCACTTATGGGGGCCCCTCATAAATAGTATactgaaatgaaaatatatATATCAAGCAATCCTTGCCAAGCGAAAAGAAGAAGCAGATATCAACAAAATGACAGATTCGGCACAGtaagaaaaattttcaccgTCAGAAGATAGGTTCGGGTTGGTACACACAGGTGACACATCCACTCGAAAGCCaacacgctcattcaaaactactcaaaatttgagttcagagcactcaatttcaaaagtaatagcaatatgtcaaaaaatgagttttaatttgagtataACTAACTCATCCCTGGAGTAATCATTAAATATTCAAACTTCTGAGTGAAAAAACTACTTACTCTCAAAAAGTGTGTGGAATCAGGCGTCGACTTAAACTAAAAAAGAGTTTGCAATTTAAGACACTGATTGTTCATAAAACTAGAAggtaagttttttcaatttttttcaattttcaatttttttcagttttttcaattctaactctcagttatgtttctttagttTCTGCAGTTTCCACAAGATGCCGATCGGCCTGAAATAAATGCAGAAAAAGACCCTCAGATTAAATTTCCGGACATCGTAAACGTCTGGACAACGGACTGATCAGGTAAATTACATTTGAAATACCAATTCGTATTTTTGcagctttattaaaaatgcgGAATCATTATTTTCCGAATTTGCCTTTTGAGTAAAATgtactcaaatttgacatttatgTCCCAAACTCATAATTGAATAAACTAGGAAAACTCAATTTTCGACTacgtgcactttttatgaaattgagtggctggcaactcaaatttaagttgttatCAATGAGCGTGAAAGACAATCATATAACAAAGATCGTATAcacctttctattcccgttaaaaaaagagattataactactagagggagcaaagcgctactgtctccatgtattcgcgaactgaaacatggggtctcgcgctagtatattgtatcccattacttgacatgtgtgtacccggggcaatatgtgtcaaactaatgggcctagcatatgtaagagcggaatgataaattttcagtgttaacagcgacatgcgacctctgGTTGTTACATTCTCTTTTGTTAAAAAGAAAGCTAGCGTTAGGACTGATTAgagcaattaattatttatataaatcaattttaaaaatgtgaCAAAGAGCGATTTCTCAAACAGGGGTTGCCATTTTGTATTGCTGTGTGTTCAATTCTTATTATGAAATCGTAACACTTTACAAAAGCTTTAATAGTAATCAAGGTTGTTACTTGTTGTTATAACACAgaaaacagacatccatgatcgaacaaatatattaataaaacgtgtgtaaacatttgaatttatGTGCGATAAAATACTAGCCGCCACACCAACTATCAGTCAAATTCATTCCGGAATCGGTTCGAaacctgaatggattcagtacgGAATctggctcaaagaaaacaactagAACGTGGGGGCAACGTTTGCTTGCCGAGAATCCAGCCTAGATCAGAAGAAGGGCGATGTCTTCACAATCGATCtttttgcttcaaaaaccgatttgcTTCATCCGATCGGTTTGATAACAacgaatttaatttttaattgaagaAAAGGTTAGCTTTGAttgtttgtgtttcgaattcctCTCGTTAGTAACTGGGAGTCTagctagacgatgtatctaaaataGTATCCAAATTGAATCGTTAAATGAAGTATAAAGTTCTTCTTTAATTTCATAAACCGGTAGGGTTCATCTTTCtaaatataacaatatataggttcaaaagaaatattttaaattgattttctaaaaaaaaaaatgtaaacacgtcCTCATTTGAAACCATCGATCTTCCTTGACagtgataaaacggggacattgacaaaatcgggacgtatatttttctcgtatttggctttctttttaagaaaccgaagctttaaaatattttgcttCAGTCCGTAgtgtttaaatttcccttaaggggtccGACAgcgcaaaataaaataaaatgaaaattttattttttcatgtttcggatctctaagataaaagAAATATGCtgaagaa is part of the Topomyia yanbarensis strain Yona2022 chromosome 1, ASM3024719v1, whole genome shotgun sequence genome and encodes:
- the LOC131676608 gene encoding uncharacterized protein LOC131676608 — its product is MDWDSLDTSVDKSLEYGSSRTSRQRFGSNKRFRCSFSLFGSSNESVRCENILLKVLNREHCGYFSTGLNQRSHRAAFRQVPEHLSFCLKEIVPYCYLKGHVFMGLSACGQFLLSYKVAYEIDEETTDEYNYFSSNYKYELYFWIYRPHFLLSKYFQVCLFDDHGVDDIKTVSITQWKTDQQLLIVHGASEKEEDSYITVVRVPKLGCLECKKLRDANEEEGNRQDILCIKCNMTIHTKYRNSDSGPKFNPRFNLNCPGYIIMSENSFIHTINIKLDMERCPQKRPSGIISSKYISKSHQGRQTDKDAVQQEVSIASNFPSDIVSKASIEIAKPSTSGSLPPPSLEPPISISIADQIIADFAEYETETFESKCSQPLSPWHRTTSRLSSNTSHSSTTTHYPENFDELVITCDHRGSGTHPPRTSIITRGAAARLESLSPSSNVRLVNHRNNTNVELRLMSPENGEHKSIVTRVDLQAGPSLSTGASLRFTSANSNAQHLLVPVVKLEPNESTSSSSSSTGRTPLRRRSYLSTRVTESNVPSNSNQPGSGDCASSDVAARAYEFSEDNERCEKISTFRKRRLADKKYEFSEDSSHGDSVIVPFNRLRSQIRTRSASQSVLCSPSHPVGYEMTTHLHRASPNHGFRSPCGSPVGNRYLRSPPGIRSPNYYRHHSPVATLPTGPTRPPSAAQLIKMSNFDPKDYIYASSGGSDEIPKFFIDAIHKFNEKKLLEETGTGVGNDENVNSDNLPLQPKVDPFATQEVKPERPACSKKIVKIFVEEDDANSVLTTEDDDCISPGYHASLPMEVHGSCYSNMQIVTPASYSKLHCPAVVVTQNSFDMETFSFHVANYICSKSDKKYGILFDSAYELTHVCPLMETITCTMVLQFTASDTSKVKQCHNCSTTIDCHTHRKIYQCRSLFTWNMTTGDWTVLDYGSLAAGPYLELKKLASNYSRLLVKLRKFTRKLFASSSNERDTVRTYEYLNHLRVLDSNNEKTKQRLVDLGHMIEFYRKQINDSGDSDDSDDDDSASSIGSSRNDDDTNTVVGDTLTSDTVSDEDDI